Proteins encoded together in one Rhinopithecus roxellana isolate Shanxi Qingling chromosome 3, ASM756505v1, whole genome shotgun sequence window:
- the TEX43 gene encoding testis-expressed protein 43, with product MASGKDTYPPLPKLSNNCSDESPYKSANKYEEIHLPRFSLKQGMIPRRYVMPWKENMIFRNVNLKRAEVCGIHTGPLEDSLFLNHSERLCHGEDRKVVLQKGPPEIKIADMPLHSPLSRYQSTVISHGFRRRLV from the exons ATGGCTTCAGGGAAAGATACTTATCCTCCTTTGCCTAAACTCAGTAACAACTGCTCTGATGAGAGTCCCTACAAATCTGCTAATAA GTATGAGGAGATTCATTTGCCACGATTTTCATTAAAACAAGGGATGATCCCAAGACGTTATGTTATGCCTTGGAAAGAAAACATGATATTCAGGAATGTGAATCTGAAG cgAGCAGAAGTGTGTGGAATCCATACTGGCCCTTTAGAAGACTCTCTGTTTTTGAATCACAGTGAAAGGCTTTGCCATGGGGAAGATCGCAAAGTTGTCTTGCAAAAAGGCCCACCAGAAATAAAAATTGCAGATATGCCTTTGCATTCGCCTCTCTCCAGATACCAAAGCACTGTGATTTCCCATGGCTTCAGGAGGCGACTGGTCTGA